The Candidatus Aramenus sp. CH1 DNA segment GTACTTCTACCAGGCTTCGCTTGGAGTCCCAATTAGGATGGCGTTACTTTACACTATTCTGACCGGATGAGAGCATGGAGAACGGGCTAATCGTCAGCAAAATAAGGGATGGAACTGTGATAGACCACATACCTGCAGGTAGGGCACTTGCCGTGCTCAAGGTTTTGGGCATAAGGGGAAGTGAGGGCACTAGGGTAGCTCTAGTAATGAACGTAGAGAGCAAGAAGATGGGGCGTAAAGACATTGTGAAGATCGAGAATAGGGAAATTCAGGAGAAGGAGGCGGAACTCATAACTCTGATCGCTCCTAACGCCACTATTAACATAATAAAGGAATACGAGGTAGTTGGCAAAAGGAAACTGGGGGTTCCAGAGAAGGTATCGGGTCTGCTAAAGTGCCCAAACCCGTCGTGCATAACGAACAACGACGTAGAGGCGACGAGCACGTTCATAACCGCCAGGAAGAGCCCGATTACGTTGAGGTGCGCCTACTGCGAAACGGAGATAGGTGAAGAAGAGGTACTGAGGCAGATCTTGTCGTGACCTACGGGAAGTTACTTTCAATAAAGAGAAACGAGAGAGTCTACGAGGCGGAGATAGAGGTAAAGCTAGAGCCCAGGCCTGGGCAGTTTGTATCCTTGGTGTTCCCCAAGTTCGAAGTACCTCTGAGCATTGGCGACTACGTAGACAGAGTACTTTACGTGCACTTCTCTTCCGAGAAGATCTATCAGTTGCTGTCAAAGAGGAGGGAAGTTATGATTAAGGGGCCGTTGGGAAGGCCAATAGCCCTTGGAAAGAAGGTATTGGGGATTGCAGAGGGGGAGCTCTACTACGATATACTCTTCCCCCTTAGGGAGGCAAAGAGGAAGGGCTCTGATGTTGCTGTCAATTGTAAGGACTGTCGTTCCGAGTTCAGGGAGCCCTTGAAGGATGAGACGTGGGACACCGTCATAGCCTCGGTAAGGGACTTTAAGACCTTGCCGAGCAAGTCCTTGGTCTACGTGAGGTGGGTAAAGATGAACTGCATGATGGGAGTCTGTGGAGTGTGCGAGGTTAAGGGAAACCTGCCCTGCGTTGAGGGCCCTTTCCTGGAGGTGGAGAGGCTTTGTGGATAAAGGGTAAACTGTACTTGGGAGAAGTGGTAGAGGGATGCGTGGAGTTCGATAGGAAGATAAAGTCTATAAAGAAAGAGTGTAAGCCAGATCTCTATTATCCCGACTCAATTATCCTCCCTGGGTCTATAGACATGCACGTTCACGTCAGAGGAATGCAACTTTCCTATAAGGAGACCGTGGTATCTGCAACCTCTGAGGCTGCCTATGGAGGGGTCACGGTAGTAGTGGACATGCCAAACACCCAGCCCTATATAAACACCCACGAGAGGGTTCTCGAGAGGATCAGGGAGTTCGAGAACTTCTCGAGGACGGACTTCGGGGTGTACTCCGGGGTGACGTCTGACGCCAGGGTAGACGGGGATCCGATAGCTGGGTACAAGGTGTTCCCGGAGGATCTAGAGAAGCCGGAGCTGGAGATTGTGTGGTCCTCAAACAAGCTGAAAGTCCTCCACCCCGAGTTGCCCATGTCAAACAAGGTCTTAAGGGAGTCCAGGCTGTTGTGGCAGGAGATAGCCTCCCTGTACTTGGTGAGGGGAAAGGTACACGTTACTCACGCCACTAACTTGGAGACCGTTAGGTTGGCGAAATCCCTTGGCTTCACCACCGACGTGACACCCCACCATCTACTGCTAGAGGAGAGGGACTGCCTGACTAAGGTGAACCCGCCACTGAGGGACAAAACAGAGAGGAATAAGCTCTTGAGGGCCCTGTTTGAGGCAGACGCTGTAGCCAGCGACCACGCCCCCCACACAGCTAAGGAGAAGGGATTGCCCTTTGAGATATGCCCTCCAGGGATAGCTGGAGTATCCTTTGTTACTCCCTTCGTTTACACGCTGTTTAAGAAGGGTGTTCTCTCCCTGGAGAGAACAGTGCAGCTAGTGTCCAAAAATCAAGCTAGGATCCTGGGAATTAAAGCCGGGGAGATAAAGGAAGGCTACGTGGCGAACTTCACGGTCATTTCCTTTGATACGTGGAGGTACTCTACCAAGTTTTCAAAGGTAACTCAGACCCCGTTTGACGGTTACCCACTTGAAGCTAAGGTCACGGCAACAATAGTGGAGGGCAAGGTAGCCTACGATGGCGAGACCGTGTATCCAATAAGGGGGGTGAACTTGTTTGATAAGACTGAAAAACCTTGAGTTTAACGACCCAATAATCATTCCCTCTGGGATTGTGCCTGACGTAAAGGAATTCATCCAGAGAGTGTGCAAGGAATACAGCCCCTCAGCCCTGACTACAAAGACCTTAACGCTTTCGCCACTGCTCTCACACCCGCCTCCTACCTTGGTGAAGTTCCACGAAGGTTGTTACCTAAACGCCATTGGTCTGGGAAACCCGGGAGTGGAGTTCCTGAAGGGCCTCAACGTTGACTGCAGGCTCTTCGTAAGCGTGGGTGGTTCCTCTCCCCAGGAGATAGCTGAAGTGGCAAGGATAGCGGAGGAGAAAGGGGAACTCATAGAGATCAACATAAGCAGCCCTAACAGGAGGGGCTATGGGGCCTCACTCTCTAGTCAGGTATACGAAGTCGTCAAGAACGTTAAGGGAAGTGTTAAGAAGCCCGTTTTCGTGAAGCTCGGTCCTTGGGACAACATCCTGGATTTGGCAGGGAAGGCACTGGAGGCCGGGGCAGACGGTCTGACGTTAATAAACACTCTTAAGGGGACGATAATAGACCACGAGACCTTGCAACCAGTGCTCAGTTACGGGACTGGAGGGATATCGGGGAAGTGCATTTACCCCCTAGCCCTTAGGATCATTGCAGAAGTGTACTCCGAGTATGAGGCAGAGATCATAGGCATGGGAGGAGTTTTCACCTTCAGGGAGGTGATAGGCTTAATGAGCGTAGGCGCAAAGTTGGTAGGGGTGGGCACAGCAATAATCGATAGGGGGTTTGGGGTTATCCGGGAAATAAGGAGGGACTTGTACGCCTATTTGGAGCAAAACGGATTAAACTTTGAGGAGATAATAGGTAGAGCAGTGAAAAGATGACTCCAAGGCCAGTAATGAAAGGGAGAGACCTAGAGGGCCTAGTGTTCCTAGGGAAGGTCTCCTCAGTAAACGTGGAATACTGTAGCGAGGACAAGAAGATGGCAAAGGTAGTGGTGACCACTACGGAAGGGAAAGAGGTGGAGTCTGAGTGCATCCCAGTGAGAGCTGCGGGCAAGATATCGATAGTCATCAAGCACTACCTCAGGATGGGTATAGGCAAATATATAATTTCGGACGAGAAAGTTGTAGGTAGCGTCGACATGGAGGGAGAAGATGAAGTTCAGGATAGACAAGATTCCCAAAACGGATGAGGACCTAGAGGAAATCCAGAGGGAAGTTGAACAGGAACACCAGCACGAGCATCATCATGAGGAAGTAGACCTAGAGCACTTGTTAGGCGAGCTATACGCAGGTTTCCAATCACTACAGTCCAAGGCAGACAAACTGGAGAAGGACAACGACAAGTGCAAGCAGGAAATAAGCAGAATTTACAAGATCCTTTCAAGGATGCTTATAGCTCTATCCACTAACGACCAAAATGAAAAGATTAAAAATCTCAAGGAGATTTTAAGCATGTTAGAATAAACATGGACTTTGCTCAAACTTTAGTAATTGCAGTAAAACTTTTTGCTATAATGGATCCCTTCTCTATAATACCCTACATCCTGGCAATGTACGAAGAGTTCAGCCAAAACGACCCAAAGGTCACGTGGAGATTACTCGTAAACAAGATAGAGATAGCCGTTATAGTCCTTCTCCTTTTGTTCTCCGTTTTGGGTAGACCAATGTTGGACTTCCTGGGTCTAAAGCCGTCTTCGCTGGAGATAGGGGGAGGGATAATCTTAGTTTACTTAGGAATAGACACCATGGGCGGCTTCCAGCAACTCAGGTTCGCCTCGAGAAGCATTACAGAAGCAGTAGTAACACCGATCGCTACACCGCTAATAGTCGGGCCAGGCACAATGACCGCCCTCGTGACCCTTTCGGTCTCGTTTAACGCCTTTTACTTAATAGTAGGAAGTTTAATATCAGCCCTACTGGTTTACGTAGTCCTCATGATGGGGCCCCTACTCATTAAGGCCTTGGGCAGGACGGGGACGATAGCAGCGGGAAGATTTACAGCAATAATAATAGCGGCGTTTGGCGTACAACTTATTTTAGAGGGCATATCGCAGATCAACTTGTCATGATAATTCGAAGGGAAAATAAAAATTTTTTAACGAGCAATTCGTAATTCTTCATGAAGTGTATGTCTAACGGTAATAAGAAAGTGGACTTAGACGCAATAGACAGGAGGTTGTTAATAGAGCTTCTAAGGGACGCCAGGACTAGCCTGAGGAGGCTCTCCGAGGAGATGAACGTGTCTCCCGCGACCCTCCACAACAGGCTGACTAGGCTAGTACAAGAGGGTCTCATAAAGGGCTTTACAGCCCTCGTAGACTACACCAAGCTGGGCTATTCCCTCTCCGCAGTAATAATGGCAAAGATAGACGGGAAGCACTTAGTGGAGTTCGAGAAGGAAATAGCCAACACGGAAAACGTAGTAGCGGTCTACGACGTGGTAGGCGAGTACGACGTTGTGATAATAGCCAAGTTTAGGAGCGTGGAGGACCTAGACAGCTTCCTCAAACAACTGCTGAAGAACCCTAAGGTGGAGAGGACTTACACTAGCATAGTACTTAACGTTGTTAAAGAGGATCCCAGGATCAAGGTGTAGGGAATACCAGGAAGTTTTCCAAAAGCCTTTTATAACAATGCCCTGCCCTATATACCTATATGGTGAGTGGGTTTTGCAGTTCTGTCCTAAGTGCGGAGGAGTAATGGTTCCAACAAAGAAGGACGGAAAGGAGATCCTTAAGTGCACTAAGTGCGGTTTCGAGAAAGAGATGGACAAGAAGGACAAGAAGTCCTACGAGGTAAAGGAGGCTAGGTCCAAGTCAGAGAGGGTGTTAACTACGTCTATAGTCAGCGAGAAGTCTGGTAGGAAAAGGGACGAGGAAGAGTGGGAGCAAGAAAGGGAGGAGTACTATAAGGAAGTCGGGCTCGAGCTGTTGAGGGACGAACTAGAGGGGTCAGAAGAGAACGAGGAAGACTAGCGTAAACATTTTATAAACCTCCTAATTATATGAAAATATGAAAGTTAGTGCGTCAGAAGAAAAGTACTTGATTGACCTCAACAGGAGGAAGTTTTTGGTCGAGGCCTACAAGACGGAGAAGGGCGAAAAGGTATACACTGTGTCAGAGGTAAGGTCCTATAAGTTGCCGAACGGTGAGGAATGGACTCCTGACACAAACAACGCCAAGACCCTTGACCTGTCCTCCGCCAGTCCGGAGCTCAAGAAAGTCATAAGGAGTATAGTAATACGTTTATAAACTATATTTTTATATCATTCTGGTTATTAGGTGAATTGAATGGTTCAGTTTGACTTTATCTTAACAACGGATAGATGCCTAATGACAAATCACCACCACAAGGAATTCTTGGGCTTCCTGGGCACGGGTCCAGCGATAGGGATACCGGAGAGGGTGTGGAAGTGGCTAGCCTGTCCTAAAATGGAAGTTGATGAACTAGGTAGGCCCAAAGAGGCACCTTACGGAATGAGGAAAGTGGAGGCAAAGCTAATAGACGAGGGTTTCAACGCAGCCATCATAGACCCAGACTACATAGGCAAGTACTTGAAGGATGCCAAGGCTCTAATGTTTTCTCACCACGACTACTTCGCCTTCGGTCCTCCTTCATCCACGTGGTGGGGCATAACCAAGAAGGAGCCTCTAAACTACAAGAGCTTCCAGGAGCTGATAAGCAGGCCAGAGATAGCTGAGGCCAAGAAGAGGGGTATGAAGATCTTAGTTGGGGGACCGTCGACTTGGCAGTGGCTGTGGAGGGAGGACATGATAGAGAAGCTGGGAGTTGACACATTGTTTGACGGAGAGGCAGAGAAGTTAATAGTTAAGCTGGCTCAGGCAGTACTAGACGGCGAACCTCTGCCCAGGTACGTGTACGTGAGCGGAGACGACGTTCCAGACATAGAGGACATACCCGACATTAAGGGGGCTAGCGTCAACGGGCTCATAGAGGTGATGAGGGGATGCGCCAGGTCGTGCAGGTTCTGCTCAGTAACCTTAAGGCCAACAAGGTACTATCCGCTTGAGAAGATCGAGAGGGAACTGCAGGTCAACGTTAAGGCTGGAATAAGGCACGGCGTTATACACAGCGACGACGTGCTCTTCTACGGGGCTGTCGGAATACTGCCCAGACCGGAGCCCCTCATTAAGCTCCACCAGCTCGTCAAGAAGTACTACAAGACCATTGCGTGGAGCCACGCAAGCCTTGCTGCAATTAGGTACTCGCAGGAGAAGTACGGGCTCATCAGCAAGCTCTCCGAGATTATTTATGAAAACGACCAAAAGTACCTAGGCGTTGAGGTCGGCATTGAGACGGGGTCCGTGAGATTAGCTAAGGAGATAATGCCGGCGAAGTCGGCCCCCTATAAGCCTGAGCAGTACCCAGAGACTGTGGAGGAGGCGTTCAAGATAATGCACGAACACCACATCATCCCTGCAGGAACCATGATAGTTGGGTTACCAGAGGAGACAGAGGAGGACGTGTACAGGACCATAGAGTTGGTGGACAACTTGAGGTCTTACAGGAGCATCCTCGTTCCCATGTTCTTTGTTCCCATGGGGTACTTCAAGAACAAGGATTGGTTCACGAGGATTAAGCTAAGCGACGCCCACATAGAGTTATATAAGAAAGTGTTCTGGCACGACGTCTACTGGGCAGAGGACATAATAGACAAGTTCTACATGCAAGGGCCCTTGTACTACCCAGTGAGGCTTACGCTAAAGCTGTTTCTAGCTGCGGCTAAGAGGAAAATGAAACAAGTGGAAGCGTGGCTAGAGTCGCAGATGAAGAAGTGAAAATTTTTCCCTTTTCCTTATTTAGCCTTTTTCGGCAGAATGTAGTCCTTTGGAGCGGCCTTAAACATTTCCAAGTACTTCCTCAAAACCTTGGGTACCTCAACTGCTCCGTCCTGCCTCTGGTAGTTCTCCAGGATAGCAGTTATCGTCCTAGTGCTAGCTACCGCAGTACTGTTTAAGGTGTGGACGTAGCCCTTCTTGTTGTTTTTCCTGTCCACGTATCTTATCTTCATCCTATACGCCTGCCAGTCCGTGCAGTTGCTACAGCTTACCATCTCCCTGAATTTAGCTTGAGCGGGCATCCACACCTCTAGGTCGTACTTCTTAGCTGCACAAGCGCCCAGATCCCCAGAGGCTATGTTTATTATCCTGTAGGGTAGCCCCAGCCCCTGAAATAGTTCCTCGGCGTTGCTGATTAGTTCCTTGTGGTAGTTCCAGCTCTCCTCAGGAGAGGAGAAGACAAACTGCTCTACCTTGTGGAACTGGTGGACCCTGAATATCCCCTTCAAGTCCTTGTTGGCAGCTCCAGCCTCCTTTCTAAACGCTGGGCTAACGCCAACTAGCTTTATGGGTAGGTTTTCCTTCTCTATCTCTTCCTTAAAGTAAAGCGCTGCTAAGGGGTGTTCTGCAGTGGCAATGAGATAGAGATCCTCGTCTTCGATCTTGTATATCGCGTCCTTAAACGTGTCTAGGTCTATAACGGAGTGTATTACCTCTCCCCTCAACATGTAAGGTGGAAGCACGAGCATATAGCCCTTGGATGTCAGGAGGTCTACTGCGTACAACAAGAGGGAAAAGTCGAGCCAGACTATGTCGTCAAAAAGGTAATAGAACCTCGAGCCAGACACTTGAGACGCCTTCTCTGTGTTCGCTAGGCCTAGGACTCTCTCCAACTCGTCAGCGTGGCCCACTGGCTTCCACTCCAAGACCTCGTAGTCCACTTGCATCCCTCCAGTTTGCCTCTTGAACTCATCCAGATCCTCCTTGTATACCTTGAACCTCCCCCAGAACTTTATTGGCACACTGTAGTTCTCGTCTGGGCCAATTGGCACGTCCTCGCTCACTAGGTTTGGTAGACTCTTCAACAAGCTTTCCCTCTCTTCTTCTACCTGCTTCAGCTCCTTCTCCTTCTCCTTTAACGTGATCAACAGCTTCTTTGCCTCCTCTATCTTGGTCTTCCTTTCCTCTGGTGGAAGTCTCGGTATCTGGTCGGTTATGACGTTATGCTCGTGCCTCAGCCTCTCCACTTCCTGTAAAGTAGTTCTCCACTTCCTGTCAAGCTCAATGACCTTATTTATCAGAGAAACGTCCACAAACCTCTTTCTCAAGTTTTCAACAAGCTTGCCTGGATTATTTCTAACCAGTTCCAGTATACTCCAAGACATAATAAACACAAAAAGCTTTAGGCTTTTATGCCTTCTGATTTTCCGTCTGAGTGACGTCCTGGGGTAAACCGTAGGTCTGTACCCACATCTCTACTATGTCGTAACCGTAAAGCTTCCTGAACTTCTCCCTACCCTCGTTTGTCATCTTAAGCGGCGTCCACTGAGTCTCCAGATCCAAGTCAACTTCAACTTCCTTGGCTGGGACGCTCTCCTTGATAACTTGCTCAACCGTGTAGATTAGGTCGTCGACTACTGGACAACCTGGAGCTGTCAGACCGAGCCTAATGTATACCTTCCCGTCGTCTGAGATTTTCAAGTCGTATATCAGCCCTAGGTTGACTATGTCAACCGGAATCTCTGGATCATACACTTGCTCCAGACCTTCCATAATCTTCTTCTTCCACTCCTCCACGTTCACAGCCGTGCTCATGAAATATCCATTTTAAAATAGGTTGTTGGCCATTTTTATCCTTTTTTAACATAAATTTTAAAGACTAGTATTTGTTAAGTCTACTTAATAAAATCGCTGTAGCCCCTGTAGAAACACGACCAATTCCCAGTGTGGCATACGGGACCTGCGGACTTTACCTTGAGCACTATAGCGTCGCTATCGCAGTCTATCCTGACGTCCTCCACAATCTGAAAGTTACCGCTTGTCTCCCCCTTTAGCCAGAGTTTCCTCCTACTCAAAGACCAGAAGTGGGCGTAACCCGTGGTTAAGGTCTTCATTACTGCCTCCCTGTTCATGTGCCCCACCATCAGTACTTCCTTTGTGTTGATGTCCTGCAGTACCGCGATTACCGTGGAGTCCTCGTGTCTGTAGTTCAAGGTAGAGGCTAGCTTCTCCGCCTCTTCTCTGCTCAACCTTAACGTCTCGCCCACCTCGTCAAGTTGGAGAAAAACGTCTTTCCTGTCGCACTGCTCTTCTCGGGGTGGAACTGCGTTCCTATTGCGAAGTCACTGTATACTATGGCCGGGAACTCGACCCCGTACTTGCTCGTGGCTACCACCCTCTTCTCCTGAGTGTAAGCCACGTAGCTGTGGACAAAGTAGGCGTATTTGTCGTCTAAGCCTTCTACCACCTCAGAGGGCGAGGTAACATGGATTTTGTCCCAGCCTATATGGGGCAGCTTTACCCCTCCTTGGATTCTGTCCACTATCCCCTTGAACCAGCCTAGGCCCTTGTTCCTTCCTCCCTCAGTTCCCTCTTCAAACATTATCTGCATACCAAGGCATACGCCGAGGAACTTAACGCCCTTACTCCTCAAGTCCTCGATCTTCTCCCTGTTGTTCTCAATGAACTTAGAGACAGCAGAGAAGGACCCTACCCCTGGGAAGACGAGGAGGTCGGTTTCCTCTAATCCACCTATCTTTACCTCAAACCCCGCCCTCCTCAAGCCGGAGGATATGCTATAGAGGTTGCCCACTCCGTAGTTTACTACCACGGCCCTCATTTCATCCTCCTCCTCAACTCCTCGTATAGTTCCTCAGGGGTCACGCCTTCAATAGCCATTAGAACCCAAAGGTGGTATATTAAGTCTGCTGACTCAGAGATGAACCTCTCTTTCCCCTCGCTCAGCGAGGCGACAATGGTCTCCACGGCCTCTTCGCCGACTTTCCTAGCGACGTAACCCTTGCCCTTGGACACTATCTCTGCGGTGTAACTTCCATGCGGTTTGCTCTTTATCCTGTCAACTATCACGCTGTAAAGCTCGTCAAGTACCTCAGTCATACCTCGCACCCATGCTCTCTGAGTGCACCCTAAACCCCTCGTAGTCTGCCAGGACTTTTCCAGCTTCTATTAGCTTTTTGTTAGGCTTCTCTGCAATTACGTAAGTTACTGGCTTGAGGAAGTCGAACACCGTGACTCCTCCCTTAAACCTTGCCCACCCGTTAGTGGGCAATATGTGGTCTGGCCCCGCGCAGTAGTCAACTATGGCTGGAGGGGTCTTGCCCAAGGTCACTGCTCCAGAGTTCTCAACTAGGCGCAATAACTCCATTGGCGACTTTACAGCAAGGGACAAGTGCTCTGGGGATAACTCGTTCGCCACCTTGACTGCCTCGTCGAGGTCTTTTGTCTTCACGAGATAGTAAGTCCTGTTGTCGTCTAAGTAAGGCTTCACGTCTTCAAGAAACTTCTGGGACGGAGAGATGAGGACTAGGAAAGTGGATTCCCCGTGTTCTCCTTGGGCCTTTAGGTCAAGGGCTACCTGCCTGGGGTCTGCTGTCTCGTCAGCTATTATCACGAGTTCTGTGGGGCCCTCAATTCCGTCTACGCCTACGTCCTTACTGACGAGAAACTTCGCCGCTTGGACGTAAACGTTTCCTGGGCCAAGTACTTTGTCCACTCTCTTCACGGTCTCAGTGCCGTAAGCCATTGCCGCTATTGCTTGGGCTCCGCCTATTTTGTAGAGCTCCTTGACCCCCAGCTTGAGGGATATGTACGCTATGGCTGGGTCTATCTTTTCCCCTGGGGTGGATACGTAGATTTCCTTAACCCCTGCCACCCTAGCTGGTATTCCAGCCATCAATAATGTGGAAGGATAGGTCTTAGCCCCTCCCGGCACGTAGATCCCTACCCTGTTTACGGGCTTCCAGACTACCCCGTATTCGATCCCCATCCTCCCGCCTCCAGAGTTTGGTGGCTTTATGCTCAAGTGGAACTCCTCAAGTTGCAAGTAAATTTCATCTATAGCCTCCCTAACCTTGGCGTCCAAAAGTTTAGCTTGGCTTTCAAGCTCCTCCTGTGGCGCCTTTACGCTGGTTAGCTTGTACTTGTCAAACTTTTCCGTCAACTCCACGAGTGCCCTATCTCCCTCTTTCCTTACCTTTTCTACTATTTCACTAACCTTGTCTAAGACCTGCGAGAAGGAATTTGGCCTCTCCTTTGGGACTTCGTACTTTATCATAGTCTTACCTCCAAGCCTTTAGCTTTTAAGTAAGCCTTAAGCTCTGGGATCTTCACAATTCCGTCGTGGAATATCCCAGCCGCTAACGCTGCCTCTACCTTCGCCTTGGAGAACACCTCGTAGAAGTGCTCCATTTTTCCCGCGCCTCCGCTGGCTATTACTGGGACGTTAACTGCGTTGACGATAGCCCTAGTGAGATCTATGTCGTAGCCCTGCCTAGTACCATCCCTGTCAATGCTCGTCAGGAGTATCTCACCAGCCCCCAACAGCTCGACCTCCTTAGCCCACTTCACAGTGTCTAAGCCAGTGTCGTAGCTCCCTGACTTGGTGAAGACCCTCCACGAGTTGCCCACCCTCTTAGCGTCTATTGCCACTACAACAGCTTGTGCCCCGAACTCCTCAGAAGCCTTCGCTACTAACAACTTGTTCTCCACTGCTGCTGTGTTGACGCTTACCTTATCTGCCCCTGAAGACAAAACCCTTGACACGTCATCCAACGTCCTTATCCCGCCTCCCACGGTAAGTGGAATGGAGAGGACGCTGGCAGTGTCCCTAACCACGTTGAGGAGGATAGCCCTACCTTCTACAGTTGCAGATATGTCCAGGAAGACCACCTCGTCAGCCCCTTCCTCCTCATACCTGGACGCCAGCTCTACTGGGTCTCCCTTGTCCTTGAGGTTCAGGAAGTTAACTCCCTTCACTACCCTTCCGTTTTTCACGTCTAGGCAGGCAATTATCCTCTTCGCAGTCATAGCGATCCCTTCGTGCTCGTAACTCCTTTATACACTATCCTGGAAGCGTCGTAAAGGGCAAGCCCAAGTGCCTTAAACGAGGCCTCGATGACGTGGTGGTCGTTCTCTCCCCTAAACTGGAGTACGTGCAGAGTGATTCCAGCACTTGTAGCTAGAGAGCTGAAGAAGTGGGGCACGTTCTCCGTAGATAGTCCCCCTACGCTCTCCCTCTTTAAGTTTAGCTCAACCTTTGAGTACGGTCTGCCAGATATGTCCAAGGCCAACATAACCAACGCCTCGTCCATCGGGATGATCTGGTGGGAGAACCTCTTTATTCCCTCCTTGTTTCCCAAGGCTTCCTTCAAAGCCATCCCCAGGGTTATTGCCACGTCCTCGACTATGTGGTGGTCGTCGTAGCCCTGCTTGTCCTCTCCCTTCACCTTAGACGTAGCCCTCATGTAGAAGAGGAGGGTGTGCAACATGTGGTTGAAGAAGGGAACCGAAGTCTCTACCTCCACTTCCCCTGGAGTGTCTAAGTCGAGCTCCACCTCAACCCTCGTCTCCTTGGTCTCCCTTACTACCCGCGCGACCCTAGACGTACTTGACCCCCCTTAAGTTCCCGGTGTAAAAGGACATGCCTACCACGGTGAAGTCGAAGCCCATACCCTTGAGCTTCGCCAGGTCGTTCACGTCCCTTATCCCGCCTGCGTATCCCTTGAGCCCGCTGACCATAGTTAGGTACTTCCCCACGCCCTCGTCAATACCGACGCTCTTCCCCTCCCTACATATGTTGGTAAATATAACCCCTGCAACCTCGCCGATTTGTCTCAGTCCCTCTTCTACCCTTATTGCCTTCTCGTTCCACCCCTTTACGTA contains these protein-coding regions:
- the pyrI gene encoding aspartate carbamoyltransferase regulatory subunit — protein: MENGLIVSKIRDGTVIDHIPAGRALAVLKVLGIRGSEGTRVALVMNVESKKMGRKDIVKIENREIQEKEAELITLIAPNATINIIKEYEVVGKRKLGVPEKVSGLLKCPNPSCITNNDVEATSTFITARKSPITLRCAYCETEIGEEEVLRQILS
- a CDS encoding 2-polyprenylphenol hydroxylase, giving the protein MTYGKLLSIKRNERVYEAEIEVKLEPRPGQFVSLVFPKFEVPLSIGDYVDRVLYVHFSSEKIYQLLSKRREVMIKGPLGRPIALGKKVLGIAEGELYYDILFPLREAKRKGSDVAVNCKDCRSEFREPLKDETWDTVIASVRDFKTLPSKSLVYVRWVKMNCMMGVCGVCEVKGNLPCVEGPFLEVERLCG
- a CDS encoding dihydroorotase, which produces MWIKGKLYLGEVVEGCVEFDRKIKSIKKECKPDLYYPDSIILPGSIDMHVHVRGMQLSYKETVVSATSEAAYGGVTVVVDMPNTQPYINTHERVLERIREFENFSRTDFGVYSGVTSDARVDGDPIAGYKVFPEDLEKPELEIVWSSNKLKVLHPELPMSNKVLRESRLLWQEIASLYLVRGKVHVTHATNLETVRLAKSLGFTTDVTPHHLLLEERDCLTKVNPPLRDKTERNKLLRALFEADAVASDHAPHTAKEKGLPFEICPPGIAGVSFVTPFVYTLFKKGVLSLERTVQLVSKNQARILGIKAGEIKEGYVANFTVISFDTWRYSTKFSKVTQTPFDGYPLEAKVTATIVEGKVAYDGETVYPIRGVNLFDKTEKP
- a CDS encoding dihydroorotate dehydrogenase, whose product is MIRLKNLEFNDPIIIPSGIVPDVKEFIQRVCKEYSPSALTTKTLTLSPLLSHPPPTLVKFHEGCYLNAIGLGNPGVEFLKGLNVDCRLFVSVGGSSPQEIAEVARIAEEKGELIEINISSPNRRGYGASLSSQVYEVVKNVKGSVKKPVFVKLGPWDNILDLAGKALEAGADGLTLINTLKGTIIDHETLQPVLSYGTGGISGKCIYPLALRIIAEVYSEYEAEIIGMGGVFTFREVIGLMSVGAKLVGVGTAIIDRGFGVIREIRRDLYAYLEQNGLNFEEIIGRAVKR
- a CDS encoding MarC family protein is translated as MDFAQTLVIAVKLFAIMDPFSIIPYILAMYEEFSQNDPKVTWRLLVNKIEIAVIVLLLLFSVLGRPMLDFLGLKPSSLEIGGGIILVYLGIDTMGGFQQLRFASRSITEAVVTPIATPLIVGPGTMTALVTLSVSFNAFYLIVGSLISALLVYVVLMMGPLLIKALGRTGTIAAGRFTAIIIAAFGVQLILEGISQINLS
- a CDS encoding Lrp/AsnC family transcriptional regulator encodes the protein MSNGNKKVDLDAIDRRLLIELLRDARTSLRRLSEEMNVSPATLHNRLTRLVQEGLIKGFTALVDYTKLGYSLSAVIMAKIDGKHLVEFEKEIANTENVVAVYDVVGEYDVVIIAKFRSVEDLDSFLKQLLKNPKVERTYTSIVLNVVKEDPRIKV
- a CDS encoding DNA-directed RNA polymerase subunit M; translated protein: MPCPIYLYGEWVLQFCPKCGGVMVPTKKDGKEILKCTKCGFEKEMDKKDKKSYEVKEARSKSERVLTTSIVSEKSGRKRDEEEWEQEREEYYKEVGLELLRDELEGSEENEED
- a CDS encoding B12-binding domain-containing radical SAM protein, yielding MVQFDFILTTDRCLMTNHHHKEFLGFLGTGPAIGIPERVWKWLACPKMEVDELGRPKEAPYGMRKVEAKLIDEGFNAAIIDPDYIGKYLKDAKALMFSHHDYFAFGPPSSTWWGITKKEPLNYKSFQELISRPEIAEAKKRGMKILVGGPSTWQWLWREDMIEKLGVDTLFDGEAEKLIVKLAQAVLDGEPLPRYVYVSGDDVPDIEDIPDIKGASVNGLIEVMRGCARSCRFCSVTLRPTRYYPLEKIERELQVNVKAGIRHGVIHSDDVLFYGAVGILPRPEPLIKLHQLVKKYYKTIAWSHASLAAIRYSQEKYGLISKLSEIIYENDQKYLGVEVGIETGSVRLAKEIMPAKSAPYKPEQYPETVEEAFKIMHEHHIIPAGTMIVGLPEETEEDVYRTIELVDNLRSYRSILVPMFFVPMGYFKNKDWFTRIKLSDAHIELYKKVFWHDVYWAEDIIDKFYMQGPLYYPVRLTLKLFLAAAKRKMKQVEAWLESQMKK
- the serS gene encoding serine--tRNA ligase, with product MSWSILELVRNNPGKLVENLRKRFVDVSLINKVIELDRKWRTTLQEVERLRHEHNVITDQIPRLPPEERKTKIEEAKKLLITLKEKEKELKQVEEERESLLKSLPNLVSEDVPIGPDENYSVPIKFWGRFKVYKEDLDEFKRQTGGMQVDYEVLEWKPVGHADELERVLGLANTEKASQVSGSRFYYLFDDIVWLDFSLLLYAVDLLTSKGYMLVLPPYMLRGEVIHSVIDLDTFKDAIYKIEDEDLYLIATAEHPLAALYFKEEIEKENLPIKLVGVSPAFRKEAGAANKDLKGIFRVHQFHKVEQFVFSSPEESWNYHKELISNAEELFQGLGLPYRIINIASGDLGACAAKKYDLEVWMPAQAKFREMVSCSNCTDWQAYRMKIRYVDRKNNKKGYVHTLNSTAVASTRTITAILENYQRQDGAVEVPKVLRKYLEMFKAAPKDYILPKKAK
- a CDS encoding metal-sulfur cluster assembly factor, which gives rise to MSTAVNVEEWKKKIMEGLEQVYDPEIPVDIVNLGLIYDLKISDDGKVYIRLGLTAPGCPVVDDLIYTVEQVIKESVPAKEVEVDLDLETQWTPLKMTNEGREKFRKLYGYDIVEMWVQTYGLPQDVTQTENQKA